One region of Metallosphaera sedula DSM 5348 genomic DNA includes:
- a CDS encoding 2-hydroxyacid dehydrogenase, whose protein sequence is MYKVLVTRRIPGPWLDLLKRETEVDIWEGRDPPPRSWILSRVKDKDGLLVTLTERVDREVIDAGVNLKVISTYSVGFDHIDVKYALSKGIRVTNTPDVLTDATADLIFGLLLAVARRIVEGDRLIRDGKWNLPWYPEFMLGKEVSHSTLGILGMGRIGRAVLRRAKGFDMNVIYYSRKPHDVDAKFVDLDTLLTESDFLVVTVDLNQETYHMLDYSKLMKMKRTAFLVNASRGPVVKEEDLVRVLSEGRIAGAALDVFEREPISPDNPLVKFPNVVLTPHLGSATRETREKMAEIAVKNLLNCLKGESPLYEVKL, encoded by the coding sequence ATGTATAAGGTACTGGTAACTAGAAGGATCCCAGGACCTTGGCTCGACCTTCTTAAAAGAGAGACTGAAGTGGACATCTGGGAGGGAAGAGATCCTCCACCTAGGTCTTGGATACTTTCCAGAGTAAAGGATAAGGATGGGTTGTTGGTCACCCTAACCGAGAGGGTAGATAGGGAAGTGATAGACGCTGGAGTAAACCTGAAGGTGATTAGTACCTATAGCGTGGGTTTCGATCACATTGACGTGAAATACGCCCTCAGTAAGGGGATTAGGGTAACAAACACGCCAGACGTTCTGACTGACGCTACCGCAGACCTCATATTTGGCCTTCTATTAGCGGTAGCCAGGAGGATAGTGGAAGGGGATAGATTGATAAGAGATGGTAAATGGAACCTTCCATGGTATCCGGAATTCATGCTTGGTAAGGAAGTGAGTCATAGCACCCTGGGAATCCTTGGAATGGGAAGAATAGGCAGGGCTGTCCTGAGGAGGGCCAAGGGATTCGACATGAATGTGATATATTACAGCAGGAAACCTCACGATGTGGATGCGAAGTTTGTGGATTTGGACACGCTTCTCACAGAATCCGACTTTCTAGTGGTCACGGTGGATCTGAACCAGGAAACATATCACATGCTGGATTACTCAAAGTTAATGAAGATGAAGAGGACGGCTTTCCTTGTTAATGCGTCCAGGGGACCAGTGGTCAAGGAAGAGGATCTGGTCAGGGTATTGTCGGAGGGGAGAATTGCGGGGGCTGCCCTAGACGTATTTGAAAGGGAACCAATTTCACCGGACAACCCACTGGTTAAGTTTCCCAACGTGGTATTAACTCCTCACCTAGGGAGTGCCACGAGGGAGACAAGGGAGAAGATGGCTGAGATAGCCGTGAAAAATCTGCTCAATTGTCTTAAAGGAGAGAGCCCACTTTATGAAGTCAAATTATGA
- a CDS encoding tRNA(Met) cytidine acetyltransferase TmcA, which produces MKSNYDIQEIFRDAVSGNYRNLVVIEGDYREPLLEFIHEYLKVERNPSTGYYFHPWAQGSKERLNWIRSVLTTVTDIDYSSSERYLGSTFDLSIIDAVDDFRPSYAARAVETVRGGGLIILYTNRLEEGKLYRDTLTRDGKVNNLFEERFRHKLLSHRGILYWNDGELIVRPYSSSEVSKPKRSRKGKYPELAKLCKTDDQVKVLDEIDFLLEEGKKLLVVTAPRGRGKSASVGLALPLLISQSKYPLSIVVTSPTYWSGAEIMRFSEMSLKALHKRFRKVISRDGKILSLEIGESRIRWLPPELARDQHGDILVVDEAAALGKEFADYVLRRWNKVALVTTVHGYEGSGKIFLKIFDSYDGEHDVQRLKLDFPVRYGKGDPVERFLNDAFLLNADATEGEDLNKVAEVDVRSLFEDEERLASVYGILVTAHYRNTPDDLMMLGDMAFQRLFVAENNAGVAQVVEEGGLSQEAIKSIAQGEENLGHLIPHRLVKYWRLFEFGELRGWRVMRIAVAPALQGRGIGSKLLREIEIKGEGEGIDWIGSSFLASYNVIKFWAKNGYIPVHVSTKKNESLGGYSVIVVKPFSSAAKEMSSRVSLLLKDKLLRTSHQVYFNLDPRILAILLKLTPPASNVTISDLYVKKLRAYLEGLLPYNSVAEAVHLLGEKYFKELRFDVDDVSLATLISRTFQGKSWYHAGVSLGLTSSQVEQRLKDTIALILEKYQLS; this is translated from the coding sequence ATGAAGTCAAATTATGACATTCAGGAGATATTTAGGGACGCAGTGTCAGGCAACTATAGGAACCTTGTGGTGATAGAGGGGGACTATCGAGAACCCCTCCTTGAGTTCATCCATGAGTATCTGAAGGTGGAGAGGAATCCGTCCACTGGATATTACTTCCATCCATGGGCGCAGGGAAGTAAGGAGAGGCTAAACTGGATAAGGTCAGTTCTAACAACCGTGACTGACATTGATTATTCCTCCTCCGAGAGGTATCTGGGAAGCACGTTCGACCTTTCCATAATAGATGCGGTAGATGATTTTAGGCCGTCATATGCGGCTAGGGCCGTAGAGACCGTTAGGGGAGGAGGGCTCATAATCCTTTACACAAACAGATTGGAGGAGGGGAAACTGTACAGGGACACGTTAACGAGAGACGGTAAGGTTAACAATTTATTCGAGGAAAGGTTCAGGCATAAACTACTTTCCCACAGGGGTATACTATACTGGAATGATGGGGAACTAATCGTAAGGCCCTACTCGAGCTCGGAGGTAAGCAAGCCTAAGAGATCTAGGAAGGGAAAATACCCTGAGCTTGCCAAACTCTGTAAAACGGATGACCAGGTTAAGGTACTTGACGAGATAGATTTCCTCCTCGAGGAAGGGAAGAAGCTCTTGGTTGTAACGGCTCCACGCGGGAGGGGTAAGAGCGCCTCAGTGGGGCTCGCCCTGCCTCTGCTTATTTCCCAGAGCAAGTATCCCCTCTCCATTGTAGTTACTTCCCCGACCTACTGGTCAGGTGCTGAGATAATGAGATTTTCAGAGATGTCCCTAAAGGCCCTTCACAAGAGGTTCAGGAAAGTTATCTCTAGGGATGGCAAAATCCTCTCTCTGGAGATTGGAGAGAGTAGAATAAGATGGCTTCCCCCTGAGCTAGCTAGGGATCAGCATGGGGATATACTCGTTGTGGACGAGGCAGCTGCTCTCGGTAAGGAGTTCGCTGATTACGTCCTGAGGCGATGGAATAAGGTTGCCCTGGTCACCACAGTTCACGGATATGAGGGATCAGGAAAAATATTCCTGAAAATATTCGATAGCTATGACGGGGAGCACGATGTTCAGAGGCTGAAACTGGATTTCCCCGTGAGATATGGGAAGGGAGATCCGGTGGAGAGATTTCTAAATGATGCTTTCCTGTTGAACGCAGATGCCACCGAGGGAGAAGATCTGAACAAGGTAGCAGAGGTCGACGTGAGGTCCCTCTTCGAGGATGAGGAGAGGTTGGCTTCAGTCTACGGAATCTTGGTAACTGCCCATTACAGGAACACTCCTGACGATCTCATGATGTTGGGGGACATGGCGTTTCAGAGATTATTTGTGGCTGAAAACAATGCTGGTGTTGCTCAGGTTGTAGAGGAGGGAGGACTTTCTCAGGAGGCAATAAAATCCATAGCCCAGGGAGAAGAAAACCTGGGGCATCTGATTCCCCATAGGCTCGTAAAGTACTGGAGGCTGTTTGAATTTGGTGAGTTACGTGGCTGGAGAGTGATGCGTATAGCAGTCGCTCCCGCACTTCAGGGGAGAGGGATAGGATCTAAGCTCCTCAGGGAAATTGAAATTAAAGGTGAGGGGGAGGGTATTGATTGGATTGGATCATCCTTTCTCGCTAGCTATAACGTTATCAAGTTTTGGGCAAAGAACGGTTACATACCAGTTCATGTCTCCACGAAGAAGAACGAAAGTCTAGGGGGATACTCGGTTATTGTTGTGAAGCCGTTCTCGTCCGCGGCTAAGGAAATGAGCAGTCGCGTTTCCCTACTGCTTAAGGACAAATTGCTCAGGACATCCCATCAGGTATACTTCAATTTAGATCCAAGGATACTAGCCATTCTACTCAAACTCACACCTCCCGCTTCCAACGTTACAATCTCAGATCTATATGTGAAGAAACTCAGAGCCTACCTGGAGGGACTTCTACCCTATAACTCTGTCGCGGAGGCTGTTCACCTTCTAGGGGAGAAGTACTTCAAGGAATTACGATTTGACGTGGACGACGTTTCCCTGGCCACGCTAATCTCAAGGACATTCCAGGGCAAGAGCTGGTATCATGCGGGGGTATCTCTGGGCCTAACGAGCTCTCAGGTCGAGCAGAGACTTAAGGACACGATCGCATTGATCTTAGAAAAATATCAGTTATCATAG
- a CDS encoding MFS transporter, with amino-acid sequence MMRIKLRREPSFAYIALTLSLMTIAARSTNNMVTTTVGPLSKYLLGFSNTLVGVITAVMFATTFIATSYINPSLNSSVRRKAFILSNLTVLLLLPLFFFVSSVTIWIISALIGLAFGLVMPNLITAASLVNDRKTAERLLALYSTSLSISLILGPAYESFVLSKFPYNYVFLAFLPIAALAFALSWTVKFPDTKREVKGSRALRNKGFLSSVLAITTYNVPFAAITAFLTILAVDRFHVPGDLAYSTYIPFFTMSFLTRLYMTIRPFNSLRMPMFISILITVLTLAGTLFSPTYAVFLLVMALLGIPHGSVFPMSTIMIQRATSKEERNAVNSYFLAYNNFLFIAVPTVVGYLSEFIGLSLTFGLLSIPVVLTSLVFFVKFWNDDILTGKLPQS; translated from the coding sequence ATGATGCGGATCAAGTTGAGGAGAGAACCATCCTTTGCATATATTGCACTCACTCTTTCCTTGATGACCATAGCTGCGAGGTCAACCAATAACATGGTGACCACTACAGTCGGTCCTCTGTCAAAGTATCTTCTAGGTTTCTCTAACACGCTTGTTGGTGTGATAACTGCGGTGATGTTTGCTACCACGTTCATCGCAACGTCATACATAAACCCGAGCTTGAACTCATCAGTCAGACGTAAGGCGTTCATTTTGTCTAACCTTACCGTTCTACTCCTTTTACCGCTGTTCTTCTTTGTAAGCAGTGTCACAATCTGGATAATTTCCGCTTTGATAGGTCTAGCCTTCGGTCTGGTAATGCCCAACCTTATCACTGCGGCATCCTTAGTTAATGACAGAAAAACTGCGGAAAGACTATTGGCGCTTTACTCCACAAGTCTTAGCATAAGCCTGATACTTGGACCTGCATATGAGAGCTTCGTCTTAAGTAAGTTCCCATACAATTACGTGTTTCTAGCCTTCCTTCCAATAGCTGCCTTGGCCTTTGCCCTGTCTTGGACCGTGAAATTTCCAGATACCAAGAGAGAAGTTAAGGGATCTAGGGCCCTGAGAAACAAGGGGTTCTTGTCCTCCGTGCTTGCAATAACCACCTACAATGTTCCCTTCGCTGCCATAACTGCCTTCCTCACCATACTTGCAGTGGATAGATTTCATGTTCCAGGCGATTTAGCCTACTCAACGTATATCCCCTTCTTCACAATGTCCTTTCTAACAAGGCTATATATGACCATAAGGCCGTTCAACTCGTTGAGGATGCCAATGTTTATATCAATCCTTATAACAGTTCTCACACTGGCTGGAACGCTCTTCTCTCCAACTTATGCCGTGTTCCTATTGGTCATGGCATTGCTTGGCATCCCTCACGGTTCCGTATTTCCCATGTCAACTATCATGATTCAGAGGGCAACATCTAAAGAGGAGAGAAACGCCGTTAACTCCTATTTCCTAGCATACAACAACTTCCTCTTCATAGCTGTACCTACAGTGGTAGGTTATCTCTCAGAGTTCATTGGCCTATCCCTCACCTTCGGACTACTCTCAATACCTGTGGTGCTGACCAGCTTGGTCTTCTTCGTCAAGTTCTGGAATGATGACATCCTCACCGGAAAGTTGCCTCAAAGTTAA
- a CDS encoding putative metallopeptidase translates to MRFTRAEDVRSMALFLNENLSIGLDLGKVEFIRSYGSRSRAYARTFSLPSQWRYVLNTDKLYVIEVISEKFDRLSCEDKAYVVIHELMHIPTKMTGGLRNHSYAGFRRIRALLKKANLSGICRPAYP, encoded by the coding sequence TTGAGGTTTACTAGAGCGGAAGATGTAAGGTCCATGGCCCTCTTTCTAAATGAAAACCTGAGCATTGGGCTGGACCTAGGGAAGGTAGAGTTCATACGAAGCTACGGCTCAAGGTCAAGGGCTTATGCGCGAACCTTTTCTCTTCCAAGTCAATGGAGATATGTACTCAACACGGACAAGCTCTACGTGATAGAGGTGATATCGGAGAAATTTGACAGACTATCCTGTGAAGACAAGGCTTACGTGGTAATCCATGAGCTCATGCATATTCCCACAAAGATGACAGGAGGGTTAAGGAATCATAGTTACGCAGGTTTTAGGAGGATAAGAGCTCTCCTCAAGAAGGCCAACCTGTCGGGTATTTGCAGACCAGCCTATCCCTGA
- a CDS encoding DoxX family protein, which yields MSELIGSIGLLIFRLLYGVALIPHSLPKISMNKQVKEMMKQIGIPGGFVDLSLIIELVGGLLVILGTIYVLVDAVLVLFFLGTTVVSVTKMKKPLPSITNPGYDLDILFLAGAILLLLLGPGPISLLPGPQI from the coding sequence ATGAGCGAACTAATTGGTTCAATAGGTCTCCTGATTTTCAGGCTGCTCTATGGAGTAGCCTTGATACCCCATTCTCTGCCTAAAATATCCATGAACAAGCAAGTCAAGGAGATGATGAAACAGATCGGAATCCCTGGGGGATTTGTGGACCTATCCTTGATAATAGAGCTAGTAGGAGGTTTACTCGTGATTCTAGGTACCATTTACGTGCTAGTTGATGCTGTCTTAGTGTTATTCTTCCTAGGAACTACTGTGGTGAGCGTGACCAAGATGAAGAAACCCCTTCCATCCATCACTAACCCAGGTTATGACTTAGATATCCTTTTCCTAGCTGGAGCAATCCTGCTACTACTTCTAGGTCCAGGTCCTATATCCTTGTTACCAGGTCCTCAAATCTAG
- a CDS encoding PaaI family thioesterase, which translates to MRFQSLNELQLYLEEGDPVFRMLEAKIKHLGHGEAIVEVPYKYEITRRGGVLNGGMIMTIMDFTGGIVVASVNDGDDQVTQELKVNFLEPMHRGPFQCHARILRKGYTAVVVDIEFRDAEGKLGAKGLGTWYIIRGRKVTKS; encoded by the coding sequence ATGAGGTTTCAATCACTTAATGAACTTCAGCTTTACCTGGAGGAGGGCGACCCAGTATTTAGGATGCTGGAGGCCAAGATCAAGCATCTAGGACATGGAGAAGCAATCGTGGAGGTGCCGTACAAGTACGAAATAACTAGAAGGGGCGGGGTATTAAACGGTGGAATGATCATGACCATCATGGACTTCACTGGTGGTATAGTGGTGGCAAGCGTAAATGACGGTGACGACCAGGTAACCCAGGAGTTGAAGGTGAACTTTCTTGAGCCCATGCATAGGGGTCCCTTTCAATGCCATGCTAGGATTCTGAGAAAGGGTTACACTGCCGTAGTCGTTGACATAGAGTTCAGGGACGCGGAGGGAAAACTTGGTGCTAAGGGGCTAGGCACCTGGTATATTATCAGGGGAAGAAAAGTTACAAAAAGTTAA
- a CDS encoding winged helix-turn-helix transcriptional regulator — protein MASISRDEQNKTTCPIVETIKIIGTEARLLVLRYLFDGPKGFNQLLRETGLSSKTLSSTLKFMEEAGIVERRIVGTRPFKVEYALTSKGKELESIFKLMGQWGEKWVLNKN, from the coding sequence ATGGCATCCATTTCACGTGATGAACAAAATAAAACTACATGCCCTATCGTGGAGACAATAAAGATTATAGGGACGGAAGCTAGACTACTGGTTCTGAGATACCTCTTTGATGGTCCAAAGGGATTCAATCAACTCCTGAGGGAAACTGGACTCAGTTCAAAGACCCTTTCCTCTACGCTCAAGTTTATGGAGGAGGCAGGAATAGTCGAGAGAAGAATTGTGGGGACTAGACCCTTCAAGGTGGAATATGCTCTAACCAGTAAGGGTAAAGAACTAGAGAGTATTTTCAAGTTAATGGGGCAATGGGGAGAGAAGTGGGTATTGAATAAAAATTAA
- a CDS encoding CDGSH iron-sulfur domain-containing protein codes for MARLVRHDRNFPYQVKTNSGETLWICACGLSNNKPFCDGSHKKTQDENPGDVYVYDGNTRVKINPLYL; via the coding sequence ATGGCTAGACTCGTAAGGCATGATAGGAATTTCCCATACCAAGTTAAGACAAATAGTGGGGAGACCCTCTGGATATGTGCGTGTGGTCTCTCGAACAATAAGCCCTTCTGTGATGGCTCCCACAAGAAGACCCAGGACGAGAACCCAGGAGACGTCTACGTATACGACGGAAACACCAGGGTAAAGATAAACCCGCTGTACCTGTGA
- a CDS encoding AMP-binding protein, whose amino-acid sequence MIWKPDKEWREESNIGKWLAERNQSLDQFQEFTWKEPETFWPSFLERVGVNFRRKPEKVLDLSRGREWSKWFVGSRLNVTDQLDDSPETLVSSMNEEGEVKEFSRSQVLSWAKSISSWLRRAGLSPGDRVAVYMPMTAEIVPIMLGIARAGMIIVPLFSGYGEEPIRVRVEDSGAKAIFTVDRYTRKGKRVEPTRNLERLNLVKIALKTSLELKDYHDLRELTREGGDGYEETEAESPLMIIYTSGTTGKPKGCVHVHGGFPVKASADMYFHFDVRKGEGVSWISDMGWMMGPWLVFGSLMVGARMALLDGYATPETLENFVNTLRVNVLGLSASLIRSLRSSKPSMKLDVRVVGNTGEPIDPESWNWIAQVTESPVINYSGGTEISGGILGNYVVKEMRPSSFNGQSPGIRAEVFNESGEPANPGEEGELVVLSVWPGMTRGFWKDPGRYIETYWSRWKNVWVHGDLAIKDEDGYFYIVGRSDDTIKVSGKRIGPGEIEAVLNAHRAIVESACVGVPDPTKGEKVICLAVPKEVRTGLEEELLKYLEERLGKAIAPSIVKLVPELPKTRNAKIMRRLIRNTILNKDLGDISSLENPQSLELIKKALS is encoded by the coding sequence TTGATATGGAAGCCTGACAAGGAATGGAGGGAAGAGAGCAATATAGGGAAATGGTTAGCTGAAAGGAACCAGTCCCTGGATCAGTTCCAGGAATTCACATGGAAGGAACCTGAAACCTTTTGGCCTTCCTTTCTAGAAAGAGTCGGGGTTAATTTCAGGAGGAAACCCGAGAAGGTTCTGGACCTCTCTCGAGGAAGAGAATGGTCCAAGTGGTTCGTAGGATCTAGGTTAAACGTTACAGATCAGCTGGATGATTCCCCTGAAACTCTGGTCTCTTCCATGAATGAGGAGGGAGAAGTTAAGGAGTTCAGTCGCTCCCAGGTCCTGAGCTGGGCTAAATCCATATCCAGCTGGTTGAGGAGAGCTGGGCTGTCCCCAGGGGATAGGGTGGCCGTGTACATGCCCATGACAGCTGAGATAGTTCCCATTATGCTGGGGATAGCTAGGGCAGGGATGATTATTGTCCCGCTATTCTCAGGGTATGGAGAGGAACCAATTCGAGTTAGGGTGGAGGATAGCGGAGCTAAGGCAATCTTCACTGTAGATAGGTACACAAGAAAGGGGAAACGGGTGGAACCGACTAGGAACCTGGAGAGACTCAATCTCGTAAAGATAGCCCTGAAAACTTCCCTAGAGCTAAAGGATTATCACGACTTAAGGGAGTTAACCAGGGAAGGAGGAGACGGATACGAGGAAACTGAGGCGGAGAGTCCCCTAATGATAATTTACACTTCAGGTACCACCGGGAAACCAAAGGGATGTGTTCACGTTCACGGTGGCTTTCCAGTGAAGGCGTCAGCGGACATGTACTTCCATTTTGACGTGAGGAAAGGAGAGGGTGTTTCCTGGATTTCAGACATGGGATGGATGATGGGACCGTGGTTAGTGTTTGGCTCTCTGATGGTGGGAGCGAGAATGGCTCTCCTCGACGGTTACGCAACCCCCGAAACCCTGGAAAACTTCGTGAACACCTTGAGGGTAAACGTCCTAGGTCTATCAGCCAGCCTAATCAGGAGCTTGAGGTCGTCTAAGCCGTCCATGAAGCTGGATGTGAGGGTCGTGGGGAACACCGGTGAACCCATAGATCCTGAGAGCTGGAACTGGATTGCCCAGGTTACGGAGTCCCCAGTGATTAATTACTCTGGTGGCACGGAGATCTCCGGAGGAATACTGGGGAACTACGTTGTCAAGGAGATGAGGCCCTCCTCCTTTAACGGGCAATCTCCAGGAATAAGGGCTGAGGTCTTCAACGAGAGTGGCGAACCTGCTAATCCGGGCGAGGAGGGGGAGCTGGTGGTGCTGAGCGTTTGGCCCGGAATGACCAGGGGGTTCTGGAAGGATCCAGGCAGGTACATTGAAACCTACTGGTCTAGATGGAAAAACGTTTGGGTTCACGGGGATCTAGCCATAAAGGATGAGGACGGTTACTTCTACATCGTGGGAAGGAGCGACGATACCATAAAGGTCTCAGGGAAAAGGATAGGTCCAGGGGAGATAGAGGCAGTTCTCAATGCCCATCGAGCTATCGTGGAGAGTGCATGTGTTGGTGTCCCTGATCCTACGAAGGGAGAGAAGGTGATATGCCTAGCAGTACCTAAGGAGGTTAGGACTGGACTCGAGGAGGAGTTACTGAAATACCTTGAGGAGAGGTTGGGGAAGGCAATAGCTCCCTCCATCGTGAAACTAGTCCCTGAACTGCCAAAAACCAGGAACGCGAAGATCATGAGGAGGCTCATAAGGAACACGATACTCAACAAAGATCTAGGAGATATATCCTCCCTCGAAAATCCTCAGTCCCTAGAGCTCATAAAAAAGGCGCTGTCTTGA
- a CDS encoding Zn-ribbon domain-containing OB-fold protein — MSWDKRGRENELVTWKDVMEVERYVYTAGPDGEKFLRGLREGKILGRKCPRCGRVYVPPRMYCEDCFVENGEYVEVKEAYLDSFTTIYYDNADRRLDQPITVGLVRFKGASGGLLAIVQGIPEIGKKVEIVEYGIPLRVRT; from the coding sequence ATGTCCTGGGACAAGCGCGGAAGGGAAAACGAGCTAGTTACGTGGAAGGACGTCATGGAAGTTGAAAGATACGTCTATACGGCAGGGCCAGATGGCGAAAAGTTTCTCAGGGGGCTGAGGGAGGGGAAGATCCTGGGAAGGAAATGTCCGAGGTGCGGAAGGGTTTACGTACCGCCGAGAATGTACTGCGAGGATTGTTTCGTCGAGAACGGCGAGTACGTTGAGGTTAAGGAAGCTTACCTGGACAGCTTCACCACAATATACTACGATAACGCGGACAGAAGATTGGACCAACCCATCACGGTGGGGTTAGTTAGGTTCAAGGGAGCTAGCGGTGGACTTCTTGCAATTGTTCAGGGAATTCCAGAAATCGGGAAAAAGGTTGAAATTGTTGAATACGGCATTCCACTCAGGGTAAGAACTTGA
- a CDS encoding Zn-ribbon domain-containing OB-fold protein translates to MVHPLKEEELKEHVTISYKPQAKYSYTAGQALSTFLRGLREGKILGRKCPRCGRVYVPPRMYCEDCFYPTSQWVEVKDEGVVMTAVASFISWTRDRLEEPEIVGTIRLFPSSPRDYVYPGLFHRICCSYEDVKSMTIMGKTVRARWRPAEKRTGSIDDIECFEVV, encoded by the coding sequence ATGGTTCATCCACTTAAGGAGGAGGAATTGAAGGAACACGTTACCATTTCGTACAAACCTCAGGCCAAGTATTCCTACACTGCGGGCCAGGCTCTGAGCACTTTCCTCAGGGGGCTGAGGGAGGGGAAGATCCTGGGAAGGAAATGTCCGAGGTGCGGAAGGGTTTACGTACCGCCGAGAATGTACTGCGAGGATTGTTTCTATCCCACTTCGCAATGGGTTGAGGTCAAGGATGAGGGAGTTGTTATGACCGCCGTGGCAAGCTTCATTTCATGGACAAGGGACAGACTAGAGGAGCCAGAAATTGTGGGAACCATTAGACTATTCCCGTCATCTCCCAGGGATTACGTATATCCAGGTCTGTTCCACAGAATATGCTGTTCCTACGAAGACGTGAAGAGCATGACAATTATGGGAAAAACTGTGAGGGCCAGATGGAGACCCGCTGAAAAAAGGACAGGAAGCATTGACGATATAGAGTGCTTTGAGGTGGTGTAA
- a CDS encoding thiolase domain-containing protein has protein sequence MKTNLKFRRVAAIGAGMTPFRRRMLETPQEMAWEASRRALDEAGLELRDIDCVVIGSAPDAFDGVHMKGEYLAHGAGGVMRPSSRVYVGGATGVMTAIAGWYHVASGMCKKVLAVAEEKMSTGRPHPQAVFRYIWDPITEKPLNPNLIWIFAMEMHRYMFVNKVSKEEIALVSVKNKRNAASNPYAQLGGEITVDDVLRSEVLVWPVQLLDVSPVSDGAAAMVFVDGDIARRYTDTPIWVEGVGWTLDNTSWPNRELAYPRYLENAARMAYRMAGIERPQKEIDVVEPYDPFDYKELHHLEGLMLAKRGEAPLLLKEGFFDKDGDIPSSPSGGLLGVGNPIAAAGLMKVISIYWQLKGTAGKMQVKRPVHTGVAQAWGDLMQASTVMVMRN, from the coding sequence ATGAAGACCAACCTAAAGTTCAGGAGGGTCGCGGCGATAGGTGCGGGAATGACACCCTTCAGAAGGAGGATGTTGGAGACACCACAGGAAATGGCCTGGGAGGCCTCTAGGAGAGCCCTTGATGAGGCTGGCCTGGAACTTAGGGACATAGACTGTGTGGTAATTGGGAGCGCACCAGATGCCTTCGACGGAGTTCACATGAAGGGGGAATACCTGGCACACGGAGCGGGAGGGGTAATGAGACCCAGTAGCAGGGTATACGTTGGAGGAGCAACGGGGGTCATGACGGCCATTGCAGGATGGTACCACGTGGCCAGCGGGATGTGCAAGAAAGTGCTCGCTGTGGCAGAGGAAAAGATGAGTACAGGTAGGCCCCATCCCCAAGCCGTTTTTAGGTACATCTGGGATCCAATCACGGAGAAACCCCTGAACCCCAACCTAATCTGGATCTTCGCCATGGAGATGCACAGATACATGTTCGTGAACAAGGTGAGCAAGGAAGAGATTGCCCTAGTCTCGGTGAAGAACAAGAGGAACGCTGCAAGCAATCCCTATGCACAACTGGGGGGAGAAATCACCGTGGACGATGTGCTGAGAAGCGAGGTTCTAGTGTGGCCAGTGCAACTTCTAGACGTAAGCCCAGTTAGTGATGGGGCAGCTGCCATGGTTTTCGTGGACGGTGACATTGCGAGGAGATACACTGATACCCCCATATGGGTTGAGGGAGTTGGATGGACCCTCGATAACACCTCTTGGCCCAACAGGGAACTTGCGTATCCCAGATACCTTGAGAACGCAGCTAGGATGGCCTACAGGATGGCAGGGATAGAGAGACCTCAGAAGGAGATAGACGTCGTGGAGCCATATGATCCCTTCGATTATAAGGAACTTCATCACCTGGAGGGCCTCATGCTAGCCAAGAGAGGCGAGGCACCCCTACTTCTGAAGGAAGGGTTCTTCGATAAGGACGGGGATATACCCAGTAGCCCCTCAGGAGGACTTCTAGGAGTTGGGAACCCCATAGCTGCAGCAGGACTAATGAAGGTCATTAGCATTTACTGGCAACTTAAGGGAACAGCTGGGAAGATGCAGGTGAAAAGGCCAGTTCACACTGGCGTAGCCCAGGCGTGGGGTGACCTAATGCAGGCCTCCACGGTCATGGTTATGAGAAATTGA